A single window of uncultured Pseudodesulfovibrio sp. DNA harbors:
- a CDS encoding 2-oxoacid:acceptor oxidoreductase family protein gives MRYIDSIIAGFGGQGVMLIGNLLAYAGMKDGLNVTYIPVYGPEMRGGTANCTVVLSQEDIGSPIIHRPKSLIAMNRPSLDKFQPRVEDGGVHIINSSLIDMELADTDRLKCYGVPCNEIADELGNTRMANMVAIGAFVQATGIISLDAVIGSLENVISVRYHKLIPANTEAIKAGAKHVS, from the coding sequence ATGCGTTACATCGATTCTATCATCGCGGGTTTCGGTGGCCAGGGCGTCATGCTCATCGGCAACCTGCTCGCTTACGCAGGCATGAAAGACGGTCTCAACGTCACCTACATCCCGGTCTACGGCCCGGAGATGCGTGGCGGTACCGCAAACTGCACAGTCGTGCTTTCTCAGGAAGACATTGGCTCGCCCATCATTCACAGGCCCAAATCGCTCATCGCCATGAACCGCCCGTCTCTGGACAAATTCCAGCCACGAGTTGAAGACGGCGGAGTGCATATCATCAACTCCTCACTCATCGACATGGAGTTGGCTGATACTGATCGTCTGAAATGCTACGGCGTTCCCTGCAACGAGATCGCCGACGAGCTGGGGAACACCCGCATGGCCAACATGGTCGCCATCGGCGCATTTGTGCAGGCTACCGGAATCATATCTCTCGACGCCGTCATCGGCTCCCTTGAGAACGTGATCTCCGTGCGCTATCACAAGCTCATCCCCGCCAACACAGAAGCCATCAAAGCCGGCGCCAAGCACGTCAGCTAG
- the purE gene encoding 5-(carboxyamino)imidazole ribonucleotide mutase produces the protein MPKVVIFMGSISDEDKMRPCSDLLKELGIEHVFTVSSAHRTPERTARLVEEFEADGAQVFICAAGLAAHLAGAVAAKTTKPVLGVPLAGSPFGGMDAMLATVQMPPGFPVGTLALDKVGAKNAAWLAAQILALHDDGLTQKILDAREGFKESVERAAESL, from the coding sequence ATGCCTAAGGTTGTAATTTTCATGGGGTCAATTTCCGATGAGGACAAGATGCGTCCTTGCTCTGATCTGTTGAAAGAGTTGGGAATTGAGCATGTATTTACGGTGTCTTCCGCACATCGGACACCGGAACGGACAGCTCGTTTGGTTGAGGAATTTGAAGCTGATGGTGCGCAGGTTTTTATCTGTGCCGCCGGTCTAGCCGCACATCTCGCAGGAGCTGTTGCTGCCAAGACCACCAAGCCCGTACTCGGCGTACCACTGGCCGGTTCTCCGTTCGGTGGCATGGATGCGATGCTTGCCACTGTGCAGATGCCTCCGGGCTTCCCGGTCGGTACACTTGCATTGGATAAGGTCGGTGCCAAAAACGCCGCATGGCTGGCTGCCCAAATTCTTGCTTTGCATGATGACGGATTGACTCAGAAGATCCTGGATGCTCGTGAGGGTTTCAAGGAGTCGGTTGAAAGAGCTGCGGAAAGCTTGTAG
- the purD gene encoding phosphoribosylamine--glycine ligase, which translates to MKILIVGSGGREHALCWKLAQSPKVESILCAPGNGGTAQIGENIDIKDDDIPALVKLAKDREIDLVVVGPEMPLVLGLENSLKQEGIPCFGPNAFAANLEGSKAFSKNVMADAGVPTAAFRVFDEHEAAVAFIKERGAPLVVKADGLAAGKGVIVATSEEEAIEAVEEMMVKKVFGSAGDRVVIEETLKGEEASFLCFCDGTNYAMLPSSQDHKAAYEGDTGPNTGGMGAYSPAPILPKEKYAETAELCIKPILRHLAAKGQPFKGVLYAGLMYTEDGPSVLEYNVRFGDPECQPLLMRLETDLLTIMFACIDGKLDQIEVTSTPQTACGVVMAAEGYPGSYPKGMEITGLEDADAMDGVKVFQAGTKVDGDKIVTSGGRVLCVTALGDDLAAAREKAYEAVGKVHFDKSYYRKDIADKGLKRLK; encoded by the coding sequence ATGAAGATATTGATTGTTGGTTCCGGCGGGCGTGAACACGCCTTGTGCTGGAAGCTTGCTCAGAGTCCGAAAGTTGAATCCATCCTGTGCGCGCCCGGCAATGGCGGCACTGCCCAGATTGGTGAAAATATAGATATTAAGGATGACGATATTCCGGCTCTGGTCAAATTGGCCAAAGACCGCGAAATCGATCTGGTCGTTGTCGGTCCCGAGATGCCCTTGGTACTCGGACTGGAAAATTCGCTCAAACAGGAAGGTATTCCGTGCTTCGGCCCGAACGCCTTTGCCGCGAATCTGGAAGGATCCAAAGCATTTTCCAAGAACGTCATGGCCGATGCAGGCGTACCTACAGCCGCATTTCGTGTTTTCGATGAGCATGAAGCTGCCGTGGCTTTTATCAAGGAGCGCGGTGCTCCCCTCGTGGTCAAAGCAGATGGTCTGGCCGCCGGCAAGGGTGTGATCGTGGCAACCTCTGAAGAAGAAGCCATTGAAGCCGTGGAAGAAATGATGGTCAAAAAGGTGTTCGGCTCTGCCGGGGACCGCGTGGTCATTGAAGAGACTCTTAAAGGTGAAGAAGCATCCTTCCTGTGTTTTTGTGATGGCACCAATTACGCCATGTTACCGTCCAGTCAGGACCACAAGGCAGCCTATGAAGGCGATACAGGTCCCAATACCGGTGGCATGGGAGCCTACTCCCCTGCTCCTATCCTTCCCAAAGAGAAGTATGCCGAGACTGCCGAGCTTTGCATCAAGCCGATTCTGCGTCATCTGGCCGCCAAGGGCCAGCCGTTTAAAGGCGTGCTGTATGCTGGCCTGATGTACACTGAAGATGGTCCCAGTGTGCTTGAATACAATGTCCGGTTCGGTGATCCCGAATGTCAGCCGTTGCTCATGCGCTTGGAGACCGATCTGCTGACAATCATGTTTGCCTGCATCGACGGCAAGCTGGATCAGATTGAGGTGACATCCACTCCACAGACAGCGTGTGGCGTGGTCATGGCCGCTGAAGGTTATCCCGGTTCCTACCCCAAAGGCATGGAAATTACCGGTCTTGAGGATGCGGATGCCATGGATGGAGTCAAGGTTTTTCAGGCCGGAACCAAGGTCGACGGCGACAAGATCGTGACCTCGGGCGGACGTGTGCTTTGCGTCACCGCGCTTGGTGACGATTTGGCCGCAGCCCGGGAAAAGGCCTATGAGGCCGTGGGTAAGGTCCATTTCGACAAGAGTTATTATCGAAAAGATATAGCTGACAAGGGTTTAAAGCGTTTGAAATAA
- a CDS encoding rubrerythrin family protein: protein MSKTLENLKEAFAGESQANRKYLAFAEKAEKDGKPGVAKLFRAAAAAETIHAHAHLRLMKGIGSTEENLKSAIEGETFEFKSMYPDMMEDAKAEGENAILRYFGFANEAEKIHAELYTQALEADTDTFADADFYICSVCGHTQDGEPTEKCPICGAAPKAYAKVD from the coding sequence ATGAGTAAGACTTTGGAAAACTTGAAGGAAGCGTTTGCAGGTGAATCTCAGGCCAACCGTAAGTATCTGGCATTTGCCGAAAAGGCTGAAAAAGATGGCAAGCCCGGTGTTGCCAAGCTGTTTCGTGCTGCTGCAGCCGCCGAGACCATCCATGCTCATGCGCACCTTCGTCTTATGAAAGGTATTGGCTCTACTGAGGAGAATCTCAAATCTGCTATTGAAGGCGAAACTTTTGAGTTTAAATCCATGTATCCCGATATGATGGAAGACGCCAAAGCCGAAGGCGAAAATGCTATCCTGCGCTATTTCGGATTTGCCAACGAGGCTGAGAAAATTCACGCCGAGCTGTACACACAGGCTCTTGAAGCCGATACTGATACTTTCGCTGATGCTGACTTTTACATCTGCTCCGTCTGTGGTCATACGCAGGACGGTGAACCCACTGAAAAATGTCCTATTTGTGGCGCAGCCCCCAAGGCATACGCCAAAGTCGACTAA
- a CDS encoding LysR family transcriptional regulator, translating into MELYQLKTFVVVAEEEHLTRASVRLHTSQPTVSAHIKALEEELETRLFIRTPKGMRLTEAGERLKNKAKEVLQTARELTLEARNMGDELVGDLSIGLNTDAEYLRIVPLLTSLGNEHPKITMQIQQRASTSVQDAILDGILDCGFIFGEPRHPDIHSVKLKDTQFFVAVPDIWKDRIPGGLEALADLPWIMDPSDNPLQKLTDPLFKARNIKLPIQLEVDGDEVIRVLVAAGKGVSFLRKNEVEAANRIGQTVHVMAFDELIIDVRFVWLKRRDQDPVMQAVIDHVKKAWSIQ; encoded by the coding sequence ATGGAACTCTATCAGCTCAAGACATTTGTAGTGGTGGCAGAAGAAGAGCACCTGACCCGTGCGTCAGTGCGATTGCATACGAGCCAACCTACGGTCAGTGCGCATATCAAGGCGTTGGAAGAAGAGCTTGAAACACGACTGTTTATCCGTACACCCAAGGGTATGCGACTGACGGAGGCAGGCGAGCGACTGAAAAACAAGGCAAAAGAAGTGCTTCAAACGGCGAGAGAATTAACGCTTGAAGCGCGTAACATGGGCGATGAACTGGTAGGCGACCTGTCCATTGGGCTAAACACGGATGCTGAATATCTGCGAATAGTGCCATTACTCACTTCTCTGGGAAACGAACACCCAAAGATCACGATGCAGATTCAACAGCGGGCAAGCACTTCAGTACAGGACGCCATTCTGGACGGCATATTGGACTGCGGTTTCATCTTTGGCGAACCTCGTCACCCGGACATTCATTCCGTCAAACTGAAAGATACACAATTTTTCGTCGCCGTACCGGACATTTGGAAAGACCGTATTCCCGGAGGGCTTGAGGCTCTGGCCGATTTGCCGTGGATCATGGATCCCAGTGACAACCCGTTGCAAAAACTGACGGACCCTTTATTTAAAGCCAGAAACATTAAGCTTCCCATCCAGTTGGAAGTGGACGGCGACGAGGTTATTCGTGTGCTGGTAGCTGCGGGTAAAGGCGTTTCATTTCTGCGAAAAAATGAAGTTGAGGCTGCCAATCGCATAGGCCAGACCGTTCATGTCATGGCCTTTGACGAATTAATTATTGATGTTCGTTTTGTCTGGCTAAAACGACGAGATCAAGACCCTGTCATGCAGGCCGTCATTGATCATGTAAAAAAAGCCTGGAGCATCCAATAG